Proteins from one Triticum aestivum cultivar Chinese Spring chromosome 7A, IWGSC CS RefSeq v2.1, whole genome shotgun sequence genomic window:
- the LOC123147724 gene encoding probable beta-1,3-galactosyltransferase 2 has protein sequence MTRGSGGGDELLFRGTISRKWTSLLCLSSFFVGLIFTNRMWTVPESKEIIRRSALELDKMNLVSSSDCALKSINNEPKDYVGQVQRTEDAIQTLDKTISNLEMELASAKATQDSILNGGVPSSEPAAKRKYFMVIGINTAFSSRKRRDSVRATWMPQGEKRRKMEEEKGIIIRFVIGHSATSGGILDRAIDAEDREHGDFLRLDHVEGYLELAAKTKSYFAKAVSTWDAEYFVKVDDDVHVNIATLGGILARHRSKPRAYIGCMKSGPVLAQEGVKYHEPEYWKFGEWGNKYFRHASGQLYAISKDLASYISINQHVLHKYANEDVSIGAWFIGVDAEHVDDRRLCCGTHPDCERKAQAGNVCAASFDWSCSGICKSADRIKEVHRRCGESANTIWNATF, from the exons atgaCGAGGGGGTCGGGAGGAGGGGACGAGCTGCTGTTCAGGGGCACCATCTCCCGGAAATGGACCTCTCTGCTCTGCCTCAGCAGCTTCTTCGTCGGCCTCATCTTCACCAACAG GATGTGGACCGTCCCGGAATCCAAAGAAATCATCAGGAGGTCGGCCCTCGAATTGGACAAAATGAATCTCGTCTCTTCTAGTGATTGTGCGCTCAAAAGC ATCAATAACGAGCCAAAAGACTATGTTGGGCAAGTCCAAAGAACTGAAGATGCTATACA GACGCTGGACAAGAcaatatcaaacttggaaatggaGCTAGCCTCGGCCAAGGCGACGCAGGACTCTATCCTCAACGGCGGCGTACCGTCGTCGGAACCGGCGGCAAAACGGAAGTACTTCATGGTCATCGGCATCAACACCGCGTTCAGCAGCCGGAAGCGGCGAGATTCAGTTCGCGCCACATGGATGCCTCAAG GGGAGAAAAGAAGGAAGATGGAAGAGGAGAAGGGCATCATCATCCGTTTCGTCATAGGTCATAG TGCAACATCTGGCGGGATACTGGACAGAGCAATTGACGCGGAAGACAGAGAGCATGGCGACTTCCTGAGGCTG GACCACGTTGAAGGGTACCTGGAGCTCGCAGCGAAGACGAAATCCTACTTCGCCAAAGCCGTCTCCACGTGGGACGCAGAGTACTTCGTCAAGGTGGACGATGATGTGCATGTAAACATAG CAACTCTTGGAGGCATATTGGCCAGGCATCGTTCCAAGCCCCGAGCCTACATCGGCTGCATGAAATCAGGCCCGGTCCTCGCTCAGGA GGGTGTGAAATACCATGAGCCGGAGTACTGGAAATTCGGCGAGTGGGGAAACAAGTACTTCCGGCACGCGAGCGGTCAGCTGTACGCCATCTCCAAGGATCTGGCCTCCTACATATCAATCAACCA GCATGTTCTCCACAAATATGCCAACGAGGATGTGTCGATAGGGGCCTGGTTCATCGGAGTAGATGCCGAGCACGTCGACGATCGCCGGCTCTGCTGCGGCACGCATCCAG ACTGTGAACGGAAGGCTCAGGCGGGGAACGTGTGTGCTGCGTCGTTTGACTGGAGCTGCAGCGGCATCTGCAAGTCGGCGGATCGGATCAAGGAGGTCCATCGGCGCTGCGGCGAGAGTGCGAACACTATCTGGAACGCAACCTTCTGA
- the LOC123153419 gene encoding uncharacterized protein, with product MSGSQRSGVRTPFEDLTNNDSSGQKTDPKELKRQRERERFALNRDAILKKRKEARDRKKAMPAILNGTNTPSKPPVAMSPGFDTVGMPSAQSAITQQRHTPVVEGHVFSYIQTYYRLLCVSS from the exons ATGTCCGGATCTCAGCGTAGTGGGGTACGTACTCCCTTTGAGGACCTGACAAACAACGACAGTTCAG GTCAAAAAACAGATCCAAAAGAACTAAAGAGACAGAGGGAAAGGGAGAGGTTTGCACTAAACAGGGATGCAATATTGAAAAAAAGAAAGGAGGCAAGGGATCGTAAGAAAGCTATGCCCGCTATTTTAAATGGAACCAACACTCCATCTAAGCCACCCGTGGCCATGTCGCCTG GTTTTGACACTGTGGGGATGCCCAGTGCGCAGTCTGCTATCACCCAGCAACGACACACACCAGTTGTGGAAGGTCATGTGTTCTCCTACATCCAGACATACTACCGGCTTTTGTGTGTCAGCAGCTGA